In Vigna radiata var. radiata cultivar VC1973A unplaced genomic scaffold, Vradiata_ver6 scaffold_399, whole genome shotgun sequence, the sequence TGCTTGAATTTATAAATCCATCAAAAAACGCATTCATCCCCTCACTTCTCTGAGTTGTTGACATGCCAGCCCAAAAATGGTTCCTTAAGAAACAAGGGACCCATTTCTGTCTCTCGTCGTACATAGTGCATAACCACTCATTCTGATGCAATCCATGTCTGCTCAGTAGTGCTTCCCAACCACTTTCAAAATCCGCTGCACAACCACAGTCATACACAAGCTTGTTAATAGCACTTTtgatatgattatattatttataagcgCTAAATTTTTCTGGCAACTTCTTCATTATGTGCCATAAACACCATCTATGCCTAGTATTTGGAAAGACTTCTTCAATGGCATTCGCCATTGCCCTACATTGATCAGTTATAATCCTTTTTGGGGCCTTATTACCCATACATCTCAACCATGATTGAAACAACCACACAAAAGACCTTGTGTCTTCCGACGATAACAACCCACAACCAAGTAATATGGAGTGGCCATGATGATTTATTCCAACAAATGGCGCAAAAGGCATATCGTACTTATTTGTTAGATAAGTTGTGTCGAAACACACCACATCACCAAATTCTTCACAAGCTGCTCTACTTCTCGCATCTGCCCAAAAAACAGAACAAATTCTATTCCCTTCATCCAACTCTATTTCGTAAAAGAACTCTTTGTTTAAATCTTTCATTGCCGAAAAGTGTCGCAACAGTGCTTGTCCATCACCATCCTTACATAAGGATCTTCTGTGTTGACCGATGTAGTTTCTAGCATCTCGCTCCATAAAGTCCATGCTATCATATCCACCTGCATCGGTCATTACACAAAGGTAACTCTTATTAATTCGGACTCTAGCTTCGTCATTGACCTCCAAAGTACGTTTAGCTTGCATGCTCAATTTCCTATTGCCAGGAATTAACTTTGAAGTATTTGGGCATAGGTCATGGTTGTGCTTTAGGTTAACAGTTCTTATAAACCATTTGTCGTCCTTTTTTGAAATCGTTATTCCAGTTGGACATTGGTTGGTTTGGCTGGGAAGTGTTTTAACTTCGGGATTGATTGAGGAAACATATTTACCTTCCCTAGAGCACACCAATCTTAGGTAGATTACATTGTTGTAGTcatccttttttgatgttcttGTGCGGACAGCAAAACCACATCTAATAGCATAGTTTTTGTAAAAGTTTTTTGCGTCATCCATGGAATTAAAGCACATATGCAATGCTGGGTCCACCACCAAACCACTTGCAGTATGCTCATCCAAATTGACATTACAGTCAGATACTTCATTAATATTACTTGTGCTACTATCAATCATACCAAAATCATCAATATTCACATTACACTCAGGCACTTCACTCATATTACTTGTCCTGTTATCCATGATAACAAACTGTACAGAAGCGGatcataattcaaattaaagcagtacaaaaaaatatataaacgtCAATTAAAAAACCACGTCTGTAATCAACATCACTATTTCATCGTAAtacaaatatttcaataaaCATTTATTCAATGTAAATATACAAATGTTATTAAGCACAAACTGACAACTGACAAATGTGAATAggttaaacaaatattaaatgaacATTGCAGTTTCTACTCCATTGGAATAAAGATGATATTAAGACATTCAAACCTACACACTTACAGTATACCGAGTCCTTTAATGAAGGTGATGCTTTGCTCAACAACTTCCAACAAAGAAATAAGTGCACCGTTCTTAAATGTTCTCCCCAACAACCCACAGAAGAAGATAATGAAACGTCTCTTTAATGAAGTTTGGTGGAGGAAAGCACAATGTTCAGGTATAAAGTAGGAAGATGAAGTTAATATTGGAGGGAAGACCAAAGTTAAGTTCACTATGGTTCGTTGGGAGAGTGGGTATTGAGTACGTTTTCTCTCTCCAATGTGACATTAACTGCAAGGAAAACCCACATTAAATGCAAGTTCACTCCAGCaagcaaaaatattttctctttcccCTTTTCGTGTGAAAAAGTACGTGGCTCTTCATCCCATGATGCTTTTGCAATTAAATTGTTGACAAGttcatgtaaaaaatttattggaatattatagtatattatcttaataaatGTATA encodes:
- the LOC106780476 gene encoding protein FAR-RED IMPAIRED RESPONSE 1-like, which produces MDNRTSNMSEVPECNVNIDDFGMIDSSTSNINEVSDCNVNLDEHTASGLVVDPALHMCFNSMDDAKNFYKNYAIRCGFAVRTRTSKKDDYNNVIYLRLVCSREGKYVSSINPEVKTLPSQTNQCPTGITISKKDDKWFIRTVNLKHNHDLCPNTSKLIPGNRKLSMQAKRTLEVNDEARVRINKSYLCVMTDAGGYDSMDFMERDARNYIGQHRRSLCKDGDGQALLRHFSAMKDLNKEFFYEIELDEGNRICSVFWADARSRAACEEFGDVVCFDTTYLTNKYDMPFAPFVGINHHGHSILLGCGLLSSEDTRSFVWLFQSWLRCMGNKAPKRIITDQCRAMANAIEEVFPNTRHRWCLWHIMKKLPEKFSAYK